Proteins encoded by one window of Lycium barbarum isolate Lr01 chromosome 11, ASM1917538v2, whole genome shotgun sequence:
- the LOC132619801 gene encoding LOB domain-containing protein 24-like, translating to MNADMLMFVAACAACKHLGEKCDANCQLAPYFPSNATAEDFQNVYQIFEVDNIIKLLNSVPDDQKEKTAETLILEAKIRKENPVHGCLAIERKLRAEIEAHEKELEMIQNHISLCKKMATLQMEEQQSEEELDRSSLALVSPSDAHFSMPGSGCFSDIETHFGVADFPLSGASLGIARKPTAIRRCS from the exons ATGAATGCTGATATGCTCATGTTTGTTGCTGCATGTGCAGCGTGTAAGCACCTAGGGGAAAAATGTGACGCAAATTGCCAGTTAGCTCCATATTTTCCTTCTAATGCTACAGCTGAAGATTTTCAAAATGTTTATCAGATTTTCGAAGTAGACAACATCATAAAGCTGCTTAATTCTGTTCCTGATGACCAGAAGGAAAAAACTGCTGAAACCCTAATATTAGAGGCTAAGATTAGGAAGGAAAATCCTGTACATGGTTGCCTTGCCATTGAAAGAAAACTGAGGGCAGAAATTGAAGCACATGAAAAGGAGCTTGAAATGATACAAAATCATATTTCTTTATGTAAGAAAATGGCCACATTGCAAATGGAAGAACAACAGTCAGAAGAAGAGCTCGATAGATCTTCCTTGGCTTTGGTTTCTCCATCTGATGCTCATTTCAGCATGCCAG GCTCGGGGTGTTTCAGTGACATTGAAACTCACTTTGGCGTAGCAGATTTTCCGCTATCTGGTGCCTCCTTAGGAATTGCGAGGAAACCAACTGCGATTAGGAGGTGCAGTTGA